In Sedimenticola thiotaurini, the following proteins share a genomic window:
- the eno gene encoding phosphopyruvate hydratase produces the protein MSEIVDVRGREILDSRGNPTVEADIITADGAIGRAVAPSGASTGSREALELRDGDKQRYLGKGVLKAVGNITGELKQALLGFDVQDQAGLDRKIIELDGTENKDRLGANALLAVSLAAAHAAAQEKALPLYRSLSDGPYRMPVPMMNIINGGSHADNSVDIQEFMILPVGAGSIREAVRYGAEVFHALKSVLKGRGLNTAVGDEGGFAPDLPSNVAAIEVILEAIEKSGFKAGSDIYLGLDVASSEFYKDGVYDLASEGRQFQAAEFVDYLTGIVDQYPIISIEDGMDESDWDGWKLLTEKLGNRLQLVGDDLFVTNTKILARGIEEGIANSILIKFNQIGTLTETLEAIGMAKKAGYTAVVSHRSGETEDTTIADLVVAADTGQIKTGSLSRTDRVAKYNQLMRIEDQLGSEAVYAGKGAFKHL, from the coding sequence ATGTCTGAGATTGTTGATGTTCGAGGTCGTGAAATCCTGGACTCCCGTGGCAACCCCACTGTCGAGGCGGATATCATTACCGCTGATGGCGCTATTGGACGGGCGGTGGCACCCTCCGGTGCTTCCACCGGCTCCCGCGAGGCGCTGGAACTGCGTGATGGCGATAAACAGCGTTACCTGGGCAAGGGCGTGCTGAAGGCGGTCGGAAATATCACCGGTGAGCTGAAGCAGGCGCTGCTGGGATTTGATGTACAGGATCAGGCCGGCCTGGATCGGAAGATCATTGAACTGGATGGTACCGAGAACAAGGACCGGCTGGGTGCCAATGCCCTGCTGGCGGTCTCTCTGGCTGCCGCCCATGCTGCCGCCCAGGAGAAGGCCCTGCCGCTATACCGCTCCCTTTCGGACGGTCCCTACCGGATGCCGGTACCGATGATGAACATCATCAATGGTGGCTCCCATGCTGATAACAGCGTGGATATCCAGGAGTTTATGATTTTGCCGGTAGGCGCCGGCTCAATCCGGGAAGCGGTCCGTTACGGCGCCGAAGTGTTTCACGCCCTGAAGTCAGTGCTGAAAGGCCGTGGCCTCAACACCGCCGTGGGGGATGAGGGTGGTTTCGCCCCCGATCTGCCCTCCAATGTGGCGGCCATCGAAGTGATCCTGGAGGCGATCGAGAAGAGTGGCTTCAAGGCGGGCAGCGATATCTACCTGGGTCTGGATGTGGCCAGTTCCGAGTTCTACAAAGATGGGGTCTATGATCTCGCCTCCGAAGGTCGCCAGTTCCAGGCGGCAGAGTTTGTCGACTACCTGACCGGAATCGTGGATCAGTATCCCATCATCTCCATCGAGGACGGTATGGATGAGAGCGACTGGGATGGCTGGAAGCTGCTGACCGAGAAACTGGGCAACCGGCTGCAACTGGTTGGTGATGATCTGTTTGTCACCAATACCAAAATTCTGGCCCGGGGCATTGAAGAGGGGATTGCCAACTCCATTCTGATCAAGTTCAACCAGATCGGTACCCTGACCGAAACCCTGGAGGCGATCGGTATGGCGAAAAAGGCGGGTTATACCGCGGTGGTTTCCCACCGTTCCGGCGAGACGGAGGACACCACCATCGCCGATCTGGTGGTGGCGGCCGATACCGGACAGATCAAAACCGGCTCCCTGAGTCGCACCGACCGGGTGGCCAAGTATAATCAGCTGATGCGTATAGAGGATCAGCTCGGCAGCGAAGCGGTCTATGCCGGTAAAGGGGCCTTCAAGCACCTCTGA
- the kdsA gene encoding 3-deoxy-8-phosphooctulonate synthase, with protein MKLGEFQVGLEHPLFLIAGPCVVESEQMAMDTAGTLKALTDRLGIPFIYKSSFDKANRSSGESYRGPGLEAGLKILEKVKRDIGVSLLTDVHEDTPLNEVAAVVDVLQTPAFLCRQTNFIKSVASQGLPVNLKKGQFLAPWDMKHVVEKARATGNQQIMVCERGASFGYNNLVSDMRSLAVMRECQVPVVYDATHSVQLPGGQGNASGGQREFVPVLARAAVAAGIAGLFMETHPNPEKALSDGPNSWPLDRMEALLETLMELDQVTKRRGFIENTL; from the coding sequence ATGAAATTAGGTGAATTCCAGGTAGGTCTTGAGCACCCGCTGTTTCTGATTGCGGGCCCCTGCGTGGTGGAAAGCGAGCAGATGGCAATGGATACCGCCGGCACGTTGAAGGCACTGACGGATCGCCTGGGTATCCCCTTCATCTACAAGTCATCCTTTGACAAGGCCAATCGCTCCTCCGGTGAGAGCTACCGGGGCCCCGGCTTGGAGGCGGGCCTGAAGATCCTGGAGAAGGTGAAACGGGACATCGGTGTCTCCCTGCTGACGGATGTGCACGAGGATACGCCGCTGAACGAGGTGGCTGCGGTGGTTGATGTGCTGCAGACGCCGGCCTTCCTCTGTCGCCAGACCAACTTCATCAAGTCAGTCGCCAGTCAGGGATTGCCGGTCAATCTGAAAAAAGGTCAGTTCCTGGCGCCCTGGGATATGAAACATGTGGTGGAGAAGGCCCGTGCCACCGGAAATCAGCAGATCATGGTTTGCGAACGGGGTGCCTCGTTTGGGTATAACAATCTGGTCTCCGATATGCGCTCCCTGGCGGTGATGCGGGAGTGTCAGGTGCCGGTGGTGTATGACGCCACCCATTCCGTGCAGTTGCCGGGCGGCCAGGGCAACGCCTCGGGCGGACAGCGCGAATTCGTGCCGGTGCTGGCGCGTGCCGCCGTTGCTGCGGGTATCGCGGGGCTGTTCATGGAGACCCACCCGAACCCGGAGAAGGCCCTCAGTGACGGCCCAAACTCCTGGCCGCTGGACCGGATGGAAGCTTTGTTGGAGACCTTGATGGAGTTGGATCAGGTCACCAAGCGGCGCGGGTTTATCGAGAACACGCTTTAA
- a CDS encoding CTP synthase, which yields MTKFVFITGGVVSSLGKGIASASLAALLEARGLKVTMIKLDPYINVDPGTMSPFQHGEVFVTEDGAETDLDLGHYERFIRATMGRNNNFTTGQIYESVIRKERRGDYLGGTVQVIPHITNEMKDSIRLGAGDADIALVEIGGTVGDIESLPFLEAIRQMGVELGKQNALFLHLTLVPYIPTSGEIKTKPTQHSVKELRSIGIQPDVLLCRCESALPDAERKKIALFTNVPEEAVITGVDADNIYRIPLLLHEQKMDELVVRQFGLNVPAADLSEWRAVIDGLENTDGSVTVAMVGKYMNLTEAYKSLSEALIHAGIHTHTRINIKYIDSEQVEKEGTGCLAGVDAILVPGGFGERGVEGKIETVRYAREQRIPYLGICLGMQVAVIEYARNVAAMADAHSTEFNRETPYPVIALITEWLNADGELEVRSEDSDLGGTMRLGGQECRLSEDALTRKLYDSDTIVERHRHRYEFNNQYLDKLEKAGLTIAGRSMDGKLVEIIEIKEHPWFIACQFHPEFTSTPRDGHPLFTGFIQAARKHKYDMSRESVPA from the coding sequence ATGACCAAATTCGTATTTATCACGGGCGGCGTTGTTTCCTCGCTGGGCAAGGGTATTGCCTCCGCTTCACTGGCCGCATTGCTCGAAGCGCGTGGCCTCAAAGTAACCATGATCAAGCTGGATCCCTACATCAATGTGGATCCGGGCACCATGAGTCCTTTCCAGCATGGGGAGGTGTTTGTCACGGAGGATGGTGCGGAAACTGACCTCGATCTGGGCCATTACGAGCGTTTTATTCGCGCCACCATGGGCCGTAACAATAACTTCACCACCGGCCAGATATACGAAAGTGTCATTCGCAAGGAGCGACGCGGCGATTATCTCGGCGGCACGGTGCAGGTGATCCCCCATATCACCAACGAAATGAAAGACAGTATCCGGTTGGGGGCCGGCGACGCGGACATCGCCCTGGTGGAGATCGGCGGCACGGTGGGTGATATCGAATCCCTGCCTTTTCTGGAAGCCATCCGTCAGATGGGGGTGGAACTGGGCAAGCAGAACGCCCTGTTCCTGCACCTGACTCTGGTTCCCTATATTCCGACCTCGGGTGAGATCAAGACCAAACCGACCCAACACTCGGTCAAGGAGCTGCGCTCCATCGGTATTCAGCCGGATGTACTGCTGTGCCGTTGTGAGAGCGCGCTGCCGGATGCGGAGCGCAAGAAAATCGCCCTGTTCACCAACGTGCCTGAAGAGGCGGTGATTACCGGGGTGGATGCGGACAATATCTACCGCATTCCCCTGTTACTGCACGAGCAGAAGATGGATGAGCTGGTGGTACGCCAGTTCGGCCTCAATGTGCCGGCAGCGGATCTGTCGGAGTGGCGTGCGGTGATTGACGGCCTGGAGAATACCGACGGCAGCGTCACGGTGGCTATGGTCGGCAAATACATGAATCTGACCGAGGCCTACAAATCCCTCTCCGAGGCGCTGATTCACGCCGGTATCCACACCCATACCAGGATCAACATCAAATACATCGACTCCGAGCAGGTGGAGAAAGAGGGCACTGGCTGCCTGGCCGGGGTGGACGCCATTCTGGTGCCCGGTGGTTTCGGCGAACGGGGTGTGGAGGGCAAGATAGAGACCGTGCGCTACGCCCGTGAACAGCGTATTCCCTACCTGGGTATCTGTCTGGGTATGCAGGTGGCGGTGATCGAATATGCCCGTAATGTGGCGGCTATGGCGGATGCCCACAGTACCGAGTTCAACCGCGAGACCCCCTATCCGGTCATCGCCCTGATTACCGAGTGGCTCAATGCGGATGGCGAACTGGAGGTGCGTAGTGAGGACTCGGATCTGGGTGGCACCATGCGGCTGGGCGGCCAGGAGTGCCGGCTGAGCGAAGATGCGCTGACCCGCAAGCTCTATGACAGTGACACCATTGTGGAGCGTCACCGGCACCGTTATGAGTTTAACAACCAGTACCTGGATAAGCTGGAGAAGGCCGGGCTGACCATCGCCGGTCGATCAATGGATGGAAAACTGGTGGAGATCATCGAGATCAAGGAGCATCCCTGGTTTATCGCCTGCCAGTTTCATCCGGAGTTCACCTCCACGCCCCGGGATGGGCATCCGCTGTTCACCGGCTTTATCCAGGCGGCAAGGAAACATAAATACGACATGAGCAGGGAGAGTGTACCAGCATGA